DNA from Rhinatrema bivittatum chromosome 16, aRhiBiv1.1, whole genome shotgun sequence:
GTGTGCGCGGCGGCCGAGGACGGGACGGCGGCGGCCCTGCTGCAGCAGCGGAGGCGCGAGGAAGAAgacgaggaagaggaggaggaaggcagcGGTGACGGCAGCGGCCGAGGGGTGGGTGGAAGCGGAATAGGCGGCGGTCACAGGGGACCGCGGGCTCGCAGGGCGGGAGGCGTCCGCGGAGccggaggagggagaggaggcgcGGCGGCTCTGGAGGAGCTGGAGGACGAGGACATCGAAGAGGAGGAGCCCGGGGAACTCGGGGACCCCGCCATCGAGGACCCGGTAAGagcagccgccgccgccgccgcctcgcCTGCGGGCCACGCCTCGTTCTGGTCCTCTGCCCCGGCCTCATTGGGCGCTGCACCGCGGCCCGCGGCGACTGATTGGTTGGCCGGGCGCCAGCTTTCGGCCTTGAGTGGGCAAGACgatgatggcggcggccatctctGAGCCGGGCGGCTCTCGCCTTTGGCGGTGATGGCGAGGCGGCTTCCGGGAGCCATCTTCCGTATGGGCAGCAGGCGCCCTTCCGGGCTGTACGCGGACTGGTGGCGATAAATAGAAGGAGGCCGGAGGCGCGAAAGAAATGTTGAAAGACTTATAAAGAGCTAGCCGCGGGCTCCGGCTGTATGCCACTGGTCTGCCTAGCCGCCCCCAGCTCTCCGGAGCTTCATGGTGTTTCTTATTTACTATGGATGGGGCTGATTGCACACTTTCCAGCAAGACTGAGTGATGGTAATTACGGATTTTTGGCCGCCTTTCCAAACGACGCTGAAGGCTGTTTAAAGCGTTATTGGAATTCAGGTGCACTAAGTCCCTTAAGTGACTGCTTGGTCTCTTGTACAAAGATAAAGACAAAAGCAAATATTGGGTtaatatttcttgactagctttggAGAGCTAATGCTTTCATACTATTTGGGTGTCAGCTGGTAATGCTTTTCACAGGATGCTGGTGGATCAAGGTTTGCAAATGTGTGGTCGCTGTCATGCGATCCTTGATAAATGTCCAAAGTTTGATCAGAACAGCTCCTTTTAAGTCTGTAGGAATAAATACCTTTATCTTCATATGTCAGGTATGTGAGCTTTCTAGATCTTCAGGGCTCTGAGTCACGTAAGAACTTCCATAGTAGGTTCAACTaacccagcatcccatttccaatAGCAGCAAGTAGTGAGAATTTAGATGACGTGTATAGAAACACAGGGCTTGTTCtgcagattgtaagccctctagggatagggaaatacctacagtacctgaatgtaatcagctttccctgtacgtacccggatcagtccagacagtgggttgtgtctcccttccagcagatggagtcaaaaaAAGTCCATGTGTTGGGTATACCACTTTGTActatgtaaagaaatacttccttgaggtcttcaacctttccttctcATAGTTTCATTGggtagtttatagtttatttaggttttttataccATCACATCAGTCTGAaagaccatcacaacggtgtacaattaacaataaatacattaaatatcaTAAAACAGTAGTACATTTAATACTAAACTAAAATTAtctctaaaaataataaaactaataaagtaTCCCTAAAATTTATACAATAAAACTaggataaaataaaagaaacagaataaGAACGAAATAAGCTTGCTGCAATGCTATCTTGCCTCTGTATATGCATGTGTAAAACGCCATGTTTTCAATACTTTCGAGTTGTATAATGAGACATAGCAAATAGCTTATTTGCTGTTTTTCATAATTCACTATTCTCTATACATATATTATATCTCTCCCTCTCATATGGAAGCTGTTCCATAACATTAATCTCTCTTCTAATTTGTGCAGATGTAATGCTGTCTGATTCATGCTGCTTCCGTCTTTTCCATTGTATTTACACTGAcaacctctctcttcctttcactCTTGCCAGGAGCTGGAAGCTATCAAGGCCCGGGTGCGGGagatggaagaggaggcagagaagctGAAAGAGTTGCAGAATGAGGTGGAGAAACAGATGAACATGAGCCCACCTCCAGGAAATGGTGAGGGTGCCTACTGTTTTCCATCTTTCTTGTCCCAGTTTGCACTTATCACAAAGTTGGGACGTTATACAATTTGTTCTCCCACTCCTCTCACCTATTGTCTCGTTGCCTGAATATTTGGGAAGGGTCACTATGATGCTTTTGTATTTGATTGCTTACTTTTTCCTGTGTAGATAGTAAAACCATGGTGATGGACACACATTTTCTGATTTGATCCATAACTTGTACCTCTGTTTTCGTTGCAGCTGGCCCTGTCATCATGTCTATTGAGGAGAAGATGGAGGCTGATGCCAGGTCCATATATGTTGGGAATGTAAGTGGAGTGTGTGGGGGTTGGGCTCCTTAATCTCCTGTGTCTGGGTCCTCAACACTGCTTCTCCTCTGACAGCTTTTTTTTCATCTCCTGGCTCTTTTTGATCTGTCTTAGCTTCTGCCTCTTGTAACAGCCTCTTAACTGTTTGTCTGTAGGTAGACTATGGTGCGACAGCAGAAGAGCTGGAGGCACATTTCCATGGCTGTGGCTCAGTGAACAGAGTGACTATCTTATGTGATAAGTTCAGTGGACATCCCAAGGGGTGAGTGAGGCTTGGGAAACACCTGGGCTCTAACCCCCTACTTCTGACACTGGGGAGAGAGCTAAGGAAAGAAATATCTTTATCTAGAATACAGTGGGGGTCTTGGCTGATTTCTAAGAGTCCCTGGAAGCTGTAACCCCTCTTGTCCTCTTCTGTGGAAGGTTTGCCTACATCGAGTTCTCAGATAAGGAGTCAGTGAGGACCTCCATGGCGCTGGACGATTCTCTCTTCAGAGGTCGACAAATCAAGGTGCGTGCGCATGAATTTTATGTTGAGTGAACTGTGTCTGAGGGTAGGAGGTGCTGTGAGAAGTGCTGGTTGCACTCCTGCTGTAGAGGAATAATGTTTACTGCACAGCCTATGTTCACAACAGGAGCAGCACAGATGGCCTGCATCTGTTATGTTCTCCCTTCAGTTCTTGAAATTGGTCCCCTGGGAGCAGCCATGTTGAGCAAGGGGTGGATTAGATCATACTCCTGGAATCTGGTCCATCCTGGCTACAGTAAAATGTAACATTGTGTACCTTGTATGAGACAGTTAAATCCCATTCTGTGCAAAATAATTCCCAACTCTGTTGGGAGCTATGTGGCTGCTCCTAGGAGTTTGGGGTGGACCTgaagtaagattttttttttgtcgccCCCTCTTACACTCTCCTCCCTTTCATGGCTTGTAGGTGGTCCCGAAACGCACCAACAGACCAGGGATCAGCAGTACAGACCGGGGCTTCCCTCGAGCCCGGTACagggcacggagcagcagttacagttCGCGGTCTCGCTTCTACAGTGGCTTTTCTGCAAGGCCCCGGGGACGAATCTACAGGTCTGAGGCGCTGCTGTAGCTCCAGCAGAGTGTCCCGAAGGGTCTTGGGGAACAGGCATTCATTCTACTAGATGGTGGATAGAGGGCATCGTACccaccatgggggaggggggaggctcaGGGGGTGCTTCCCCTATTGCGGGAGGGGCTCACCTCACATGCAGAGGTTATGGCGCTGGGTGCATGTGGTCCAGCATGTCTGTTTGCTGACATGTTGCTTCTCTTTCTTACAGGGGCCGGGCTAGAACGACATCATGGTATTCCCCTTACTAAAATTAAAAGTTAGCAAGATGtggggaaaaaattaaaaaaaagaaaaaaagaagatggacggaaaaaattttataaaaaaaaaaacaaaaaaacaaaaaaaactgtatgGAAAATTACGTTCCTGGGGTgtgtccctcccctctctctcttctctcctctccccttccctttctggTCTGCCATGGAAATGTGTTAACATCCCAGCCAGTATTCCTTGGTAAGGTATTTGGGACTGTGTCCCTCTTTGGCTTCCTGCTTTATTCTCTTCCTCAGTGAATCTTTGAATTAATTTCATTGTCTTGTCTTGTGATGTTGGAGGGAAAAGAAACTCCTTTTGGAAGTTGCAGTGATTTTGTGTTGCATTCTTCACTTCACTTCCCGCCTTCTGTGTCCCCTTCCCCTATGTCTCCACCCTTCCTGCTCTTTTCTCTCCCCATCTTTCTTCCTGAAATGTCCTCTTTCCTTCTGTTGTTCCCTTCCAGAGTGGCTTTGGCCTGTTTTTCCGTGACTCGTGTCAGGGGAAGACCAAACATtgtaataccttttttttttttttctcttgtgtgcttttgcatattttttatcTTTGCAGGTTTCTTTTTACAGAAGAAGCTTGTTCCTCTGGGAGTGACTGCAGCTGTTCCCCTTCTAAGGAAcacttctatttttattttcctttaatttgtggggagaggggtggaagggCTTGCTGGAAGATACCAattggagccttttttttttaattttttttttttgtggggtgtggggattttttttttttttttttttagcatgtacTTGGGCAAGGCAGGGGAATAAAGATGTTTTAGAATTAAAAGCATGCATCTGATCTTTCTTTGCTGGGTTTGGTCTTGAGGTGTGAGTGCATTCTGAGTTCTACTGGTAGGAGTCTAAAGTTTTTCTCTGAGAATATTTGTATTTCTTCCCCAGCTGTGATCTCTGCCTTCTTATCTGCCTGTGCAGGGAAGACATAACCAGTAGTTGAAGGTGGTTAAGATCTAGAGTTGGAGCTACGATAAACTTAGTTTGCTTTATTAGTAACTCAGAGCATAAGTGCTTGTATGGGTTttcttttgttaaatttaaaacatGCAGATGAAAAACAAGCAGGTGCATTTTGTTGTTTATGCTGAAATGGAACAAATGCCACCCTAGCAAGTGAAGAATATAGACCAGCAGGAATCTTTAGCAGCTTGTGGTAAGTGAAGAGTATGGTGTGGATGAGGGTAAATAGACACAATTTCTGTTCTGCAGAGGCTGCAGCAGTTGAAGATAGGGTGGGTACCATTGTTCTGAAATGCAGACTTGAAATTGGTGAAACTTATAAGTAGTACTAAATTTTTGGTTAACTGAATAGTTTGTAAAATATGTCTTGAAAAAAATGGAAGGGGGCAATGATGGCACTGCTTGTAATTTGAATGCAGTAACCAAAAACTTGCATAAATATCAAAGATTTTTGGACATACCTGGAGCAGCGGGGATGTAGGTAGGAAAGGAagcagtgggagggagggataggCATGAGTACTGCCGGGAAGTTTGGTCTCTGCTGCCATTGCAAGGTTTGATTTCCAGTAGAGCACCTTCTCCATATGAAATAGAGCAAAGTAAAGAGGACAGATCGCTTTGGTTGGAAGTAGCATGGGACAGAGACCTATCAGGAGGAAAGTTGTACAGGGTCCGACCCCGTTTGGTCTATCATTTCCTTACAAGGGATGGCTCTGGGCAGCTACATTGGGAAGTCAAAAGGTTGACTGGGGCAGTAGTCCAATGCCCCACAAGTGAAAACAAGCAGCTAAATGCAGATGCTTGTTTATATCTGCCCACTGTGCAAAAGCTGCAATAATACCCTCAATCTTCCTGTATTTTATATAATACTCAGTACAAAACTTTGCATATATTATCCTCTGAAACTGAAAGCTATACAAAATGTCTCGAGCAGCTTAAAAAACACAGCTGCAAAAGCACTAGCTGTCAGGGGGGGCAAAGTCCATATGCCAACAGCAACCAGTAACAACTGCTGCCTTGTACCACCCTTCAGTTTGACATAGGATCTGCATCTCTTTGTAGTGGGTAAAGTCCTTagcattcctgctgctgctgttgtctcTTGCCAACATCAGCAGTTGCTGCAAATGATGGGAGCATGTGCTAAGAGCTTATCTTGTGCTTTCTAAGTatccctttccctgtacgtacttggatcagtccagactcctgggttgtgcctcccttccagcagatggagacagagaaagttttactgacactgctattaACCACATGTGTCACCTGCAgtgttcctcagtatttctctgtctccggtcgatgggtgcaaacctgcagttctgagacAATTTCTGTGTTTTCCTTTTGAGgcttctgggggtttttttttgtttttttctggatcCTGTGGGATTCTCTGTATCGGGTTGAGATGGGCAGGCTGGGGATTGGTGACCTTTGTGTGTGCCTGACCTGTGCGCccatggggtgtaaatctggtggtccagatctctccccttcacgaggctgctTGGCAGCTGCAGGCTCTAAGtactctctttttgtctgagacaGCCTATAGAGTTTTTATGGTGGTAGGCTTTGTCTCAGTTTTGGgcatctttaataaaaaaaaaagtttgtcctGCTGAGCGGCATCACTTTTCCTAACAGTCCAGTAGGttacttttttgtttgttctgCCAGTCTTTTTGGGCTCGTCGGCAGTGTGCACTGATAGGCCGGGGGGTCGGTGTGCTGCGCAACTCGTTCACAGCTCAGCAGTCTCGGATTATGTATCAGGTGTTCAGAATGGGGGGAGGGCCCCTTGGACCGGCCACAAAGCAGCATCTGGGCTCCTCTGCTACCACCCTTGCTTAACTCCACAGCATTGGCCAAGGTGCCGATCTCTTCCCAATCAGTCTGGGAACGGCCATCTTGGCTTTACATTCGGCTGTTCCTGCACAATTGGAGGGGGAAGACCACCCCCACCTCATGTCACCGGCCCAATCTGTCTCTGCTCTCAATCGGGGTGCGTGGAGGCTCTGAAGAGTCTGGCTTGGCTCCCCCTAGTTCCTTGTCTGAGCAGGCCAGAACTTTCAGAcctttctttgctgctgctgcatgaaGCTTATCTAGCTAAGCAGCATGCAGCCTCTGCAGCCAGGGACTCGTTCTTTACCGGCTCAGCCAGCGGGGAGCCTATTTCTGACCCAAACCGAATGCAATCGAGCCAGCATAGGGATCCTCTTGTACAGGGCACTTTGGGTCCCAGTGGGGGGTGACTTGGATGATTGTCGAGGCTCAGTTTCCGGGTCTTCCAGGGGACCCGTGTTCTGGTGAGCCGACTCCAGGGCAGGGGATGCTGTAATGGGCCTGCTGCCTGAGGATGATGACCCTAAGGTGATGCGTCTTTTTCAGAAAGAATAGCTAGACGCCTTGCTGCC
Protein-coding regions in this window:
- the PABPN1 gene encoding polyadenylate-binding protein 2 isoform X1, producing the protein MAASAVKYENGVCAAAEDGTAAALLQQRRREEEDEEEEEEGSGDGSGRGVGGSGIGGGHRGPRARRAGGVRGAGGGRGGAAALEELEDEDIEEEEPGELGDPAIEDPELEAIKARVREMEEEAEKLKELQNEVEKQMNMSPPPGNAGPVIMSIEEKMEADARSIYVGNVDYGATAEELEAHFHGCGSVNRVTILCDKFSGHPKGFAYIEFSDKESVRTSMALDDSLFRGRQIKVVPKRTNRPGISSTDRGFPRARYRARSSSYSSRSRFYSGFSARPRGRIYRGRARTTSWYSPY
- the PABPN1 gene encoding polyadenylate-binding protein 2 isoform X2, whose amino-acid sequence is MELEAIKARVREMEEEAEKLKELQNEVEKQMNMSPPPGNAGPVIMSIEEKMEADARSIYVGNVDYGATAEELEAHFHGCGSVNRVTILCDKFSGHPKGFAYIEFSDKESVRTSMALDDSLFRGRQIKVVPKRTNRPGISSTDRGFPRARYRARSSSYSSRSRFYSGFSARPRGRIYRGRARTTSWYSPY